In Glycine max cultivar Williams 82 chromosome 10, Glycine_max_v4.0, whole genome shotgun sequence, the DNA window TTTTAATATTGGTGTTTGTTATCTTCAATGATTTTATTGTAGATTTCATTGTTGCGCTAATATGTTTCTTCTTGTATTTCTTCGTTGTGCTAGTTTGTTTGTTTCTAGATTTAAAAAGATAAGttccatttaatatttttttattttattataatttctgGAAGTTTTAAATTGTCAGTAactatgttttgatgttttcttatgtaatttttttatgatttttttaacttcCACTTGTATTTcaaatcttaaattaaaaaatactacataAATTCAGTTAAAACCAAGGCTCACTCCGaacaaataaatcatattatgaaAAACGTATTTTAATCTATtatctaatattattatttgttgcggtaaaaaaatactattatttgtTTCTTAGAAAGGGAAAACAATCGAATAttccccttctatttttttttccgaaaaataAAACCCGAAAGTTAAATACCCGAGTCATTGCTGTGAATTATGATGGAGTGAGGGTTTTACGCCAAAGAAGCACCGCGACGCTGTCTCTCCCACTCTTCTCCGCCGCCGGTAAATGCAATTCTTTCTCCACTCTTTCATTTCCTTACAAAACTAAGAGACGCACCTTCGATTTCGCATGctctttttttgttctttctttcttttaattcaATTGGTTGCACATAAATTCCATTTTCATTCTTCTCCGCTTGCTTTTCATTACATTACCATATTCTCTGTGTTCCGCTCCGCGTGCGTGTGCGTCTAGGGTTTCCTTAACAATTAACAATTTCAATTCTGTAATGTATCGTTGGGAGTGTGCAGCATGTGAATTAGAAGAAGAGGAGGCGAATTTGTTAATTTGTTGTGAGTGTGTTCGAAATGGGTGAAATCTGGTGGTCCCTTTTGGGGGCGGCGATCCCCGTGGTGGTGGCAGGGCAAGCGTTTCGCGTGAAGAAGCGGCGTGCAGAGGAGCAGAGACTGCAGAGTGCTCGCGGGAGGGAAAGGAGTTCCGATGAAATCTTCGTGTGTGAGAGGGTTTGCACTTCAAAGAGGATGCTCAAGAAGGTTGGTTCCTTCTCCAAAGACCCCATTCCTGATACCTGCGTCACCGTTTGTGGCGCCTCCGATCTTGATGCCTGTGCTGATGCATGTGCCCGCACTGTCTGTGTCAACCAACATCAAGTGCCTAACTGGAACGACATTTGCCTCAGGAGGTGCCAGAGTGAATGCCTCAAACTCTCTTCTCAGAGTCACTCCTCGTAGCAGTtgagttgaattttatttagtcAAATGTGTGTGTGAGTGTATACATTGTGGTTCAATGCTTTGTTCCATCATTTTGACTATGGAATTTAAGAATTATTACGACAAATTCTATGGAAATGGAAATGGGGTTATTCCACTAGGCGCTGGTTCATTTTGTGTTCACTGACTTGAGATCTATATGATTCTTTCTTTTCCTGCCTCATTTTTGCTTTTGCAAGCCTGTGGAATTTGGAAGGTTTATGGAGGATGGTGGGACATGAAAATGGTGAAGTAACTTAACCTccattaagtattttatttttagggcCAGAATCAATAGGACCGGGGCGCCGCCCCTTCCCGCCTGGCgggcccccccccccccccccccccccccttcagtTTATTTGTATAGAAAATACATATCTATCCATAGAGTAGTTTTTGGAAGtcgaatatatttaaaatggaaAACTTTAATATGGTTTaggcaaaaaaaatatcacttgtATTCCTTCTGTGTATTCATCTAGAgtgtattctaattaaatttgatggaTTTGACTTTTCAAATTATTGTATCCAATTGGCGAATACAATAAGTTGGTGAATCTTGGCTAATTAAATATACATCACATGCAAATTGTCTTACTGTGTAAATGGATACTGCTCTCATCAGTTTAGGTTGTTAACAGCTGAGACCTAATGAAGTGGATAGTTCTTTCTACACCTCGATAAGGGTCTACTACGTAAGTGTGTAGAAGGGCTTCTATAGAGTTTATTTGGGTTTAATTTATCATATCTAATTCTAATTGCCTCCCTGCGTTCCCTAAATGTTTGATTAAACTTGTAAAAGTAGCTTATacctttgtatatatatattttttaaatttatttctataaGCTTCATGCTACAGTTTGTCAACATAAAGCTTTTGTAGAAAACGCAAGTCCTACTCC includes these proteins:
- the LOC100499983 gene encoding uncharacterized protein LOC100499983 precursor; this encodes MGEIWWSLLGAAIPVVVAGQAFRVKKRRAEEQRLQSARGRERSSDEIFVCERVCTSKRMLKKVGSFSKDPIPDTCVTVCGASDLDACADACARTVCVNQHQVPNWNDICLRRCQSECLKLSSQSHSS